In Bacillus sp. SB49, a single window of DNA contains:
- a CDS encoding DUF1456 family protein, with amino-acid sequence MDNNDILIRLRYALDIRDMDMVEIFKLGGVELTKEDVRKVLTKPEEEYEEYDDEAYEDEMHIKCTNSMLESFLNGLITFERGPQLSKDGTPVKPDRSIKNYSSVNNVMLKKVKIALKLTNEDVIDIIGLAGVTITKGELSALLRKEGHKNYKPCGDKYARNFLKGLAIKHRG; translated from the coding sequence ATGGATAATAATGATATATTGATACGGCTGCGATATGCCCTCGATATCCGCGACATGGACATGGTTGAAATATTCAAGCTCGGCGGTGTAGAGCTGACGAAAGAGGACGTGCGTAAAGTTCTCACCAAGCCGGAGGAAGAGTATGAGGAATACGATGATGAAGCGTACGAGGACGAGATGCATATCAAGTGTACGAACAGCATGTTGGAGTCCTTCCTGAACGGGTTGATTACATTTGAAAGGGGCCCTCAGCTTTCTAAGGATGGCACCCCTGTCAAACCGGACCGTTCCATCAAGAACTATTCCAGCGTCAATAACGTCATGCTGAAGAAAGTGAAAATAGCATTGAAACTCACCAACGAAGATGTGATCGACATCATCGGACTTGCCGGTGTGACGATAACAAAAGGCGAATTGAGTGCGCTGCTTAGAAAAGAAGGGCATAAAAACTACAAACCATGCGGCGATAAGTATGCGAGGAATTTCCTGAAAGGCCTTGCGATCAAGCATCGCGGCTGA
- the prpB gene encoding methylisocitrate lyase: protein MTWIVEPTSTQPERAAAFKRLMEEQELLRIPGAHDGMSAKIAKDVGFKALYLSGAAYTASRALPDLGMIYSNEMAAKAQELIRASDLPLLVDIDTGYGGTITVARAAMEMVEAGVAAVQIEDQQLPKKCGHLNGKTLVDTEEMMQKIRTIKETAPTLLVVARTDAKSVEGMDAAIERANDYVKAGADAVFPEALTSEEDFKKASDAIHAPLLANMTEFGKTPYFTGEDFEAFGMNMVIYPVTSLRVAAKAYERIFTEILTQDTQKHKLSDMQSREELYETINYYDYEALDKKVAKTILPEIGRESKS from the coding sequence ATGACATGGATAGTGGAACCTACATCGACCCAGCCGGAACGAGCAGCAGCGTTCAAGCGATTGATGGAAGAACAGGAACTGCTCAGGATTCCCGGTGCCCATGACGGCATGTCTGCCAAAATAGCCAAAGACGTCGGGTTCAAGGCCCTTTACTTATCAGGTGCCGCCTATACTGCCAGCCGTGCACTGCCCGACCTCGGCATGATTTACTCCAACGAAATGGCAGCAAAGGCACAAGAGTTGATCCGTGCCTCCGACCTTCCCTTACTTGTCGATATCGACACCGGATACGGCGGGACCATCACCGTCGCCCGCGCAGCGATGGAAATGGTAGAGGCAGGAGTTGCTGCCGTTCAAATCGAGGATCAGCAGCTCCCGAAGAAGTGCGGCCACTTAAACGGAAAAACACTTGTCGATACAGAAGAGATGATGCAGAAAATCCGCACGATTAAAGAAACGGCTCCTACCCTCCTGGTCGTCGCCAGAACAGATGCTAAGTCAGTGGAAGGAATGGATGCGGCAATCGAACGTGCGAATGATTATGTAAAAGCGGGCGCAGATGCTGTTTTTCCAGAGGCTTTGACAAGCGAGGAAGATTTCAAAAAGGCGTCCGATGCCATTCACGCCCCTCTTCTGGCCAACATGACGGAATTCGGGAAAACCCCGTATTTCACCGGGGAAGACTTCGAGGCATTCGGAATGAACATGGTGATTTATCCTGTCACCTCCCTTCGCGTCGCTGCTAAAGCCTACGAACGGATTTTCACGGAAATCCTGACCCAAGACACACAAAAGCACAAATTGTCCGACATGCAGTCCCGTGAAGAGTTATACGAAACGATCAACTATTATGATTATGAAGCACTGGACAAGAAAGTAGCCAAAACCATCCTCCCTGAAATCGGAAGGGAATCAAAATCATAA
- a CDS encoding bifunctional 2-methylcitrate dehydratase/aconitate hydratase, producing the protein MEEVKMNTLKETDPLLEEIAAYAVHEEVTSEEALQTAQYVLMDSLGCGFLALRYPECTKHLGPIVPGTIVPDGSRVPGTSYELDPVHAAFNISCMIRWLDYNDTWLAAEWGHPSDNLGGILAIADYISRRRLAAGEAPLHMKDVLVNMVKAHEIQGVLALENSLNREGLDHVLYVKVATAAVVTAMLGGTKEEVTDAVSQAWVDNSSLRTYRHAPNTGSRKSWAAGDATSRGVRLALMTRKGEMGYPTALSAPGWGFQDVLFSGKKLTLARPLGSYVMENILFKIAYPAEFHAQTAAEAAVQLHTEVKDRLSDIARITITTHESAIRIIDKKGPLHNPADRDHCLQYITAVGLIYGTLNADHYEDDTARNPDIDRLRGLMTTVECEEYSRDYLDPDKRSIANAVQVFFTDGSCTEQVAIEYPLGHRRRRDEGIPLLLNKFQDNLKTRFPFRQVNRILNRCEDYDQLVDTSVPQFMELFRI; encoded by the coding sequence ATGGAAGAAGTGAAAATGAATACCCTCAAGGAAACCGATCCATTATTGGAGGAAATCGCTGCTTATGCGGTTCACGAAGAAGTTACCAGCGAGGAAGCGTTGCAGACAGCCCAGTACGTCCTGATGGATTCGCTTGGCTGCGGGTTTCTCGCCCTTCGATACCCGGAATGCACGAAACACCTCGGTCCCATCGTTCCTGGTACTATCGTTCCTGACGGCTCGCGTGTCCCGGGGACTTCCTATGAATTGGATCCTGTTCATGCCGCCTTCAATATCAGCTGTATGATTCGTTGGCTCGACTACAATGACACGTGGCTCGCTGCCGAGTGGGGGCATCCCTCCGACAACCTGGGAGGAATCCTGGCCATCGCCGACTATATCAGCAGGAGGCGACTGGCCGCAGGGGAAGCTCCGCTCCACATGAAGGACGTGCTCGTGAACATGGTGAAGGCCCACGAAATTCAAGGTGTCCTTGCACTTGAGAACAGCCTGAACAGAGAAGGTTTGGACCACGTCCTTTACGTAAAAGTCGCAACAGCCGCCGTTGTTACAGCGATGCTCGGCGGGACGAAGGAAGAAGTCACCGATGCCGTCTCGCAGGCATGGGTCGATAATTCCAGTCTCCGCACATACCGCCACGCGCCAAACACCGGATCACGGAAATCCTGGGCTGCCGGTGATGCGACAAGCAGGGGTGTCCGTCTGGCTTTAATGACGAGAAAAGGAGAAATGGGATATCCCACAGCATTATCTGCGCCAGGGTGGGGCTTTCAGGATGTCCTGTTCAGCGGGAAAAAGCTGACACTGGCCCGCCCGCTCGGTTCCTATGTCATGGAGAATATCCTGTTTAAAATCGCATACCCAGCCGAGTTTCATGCCCAGACGGCTGCGGAAGCCGCCGTCCAGCTCCACACGGAAGTAAAAGACAGACTTTCCGACATTGCCAGGATTACCATCACCACCCATGAATCGGCGATTCGGATCATTGATAAGAAAGGACCGCTGCACAACCCTGCGGATCGCGATCACTGCCTGCAGTACATCACAGCTGTCGGATTGATTTACGGCACCCTGAACGCCGACCACTATGAAGATGACACGGCCCGGAATCCGGATATCGACCGACTAAGAGGGTTGATGACAACGGTGGAGTGCGAGGAATACAGCCGCGATTACCTCGATCCGGATAAACGTTCGATCGCCAATGCTGTTCAGGTATTCTTTACAGACGGTTCCTGCACTGAACAAGTGGCAATTGAATACCCCCTTGGCCACCGCAGACGCCGGGATGAGGGAATCCCGCTTCTTTTGAACAAGTTCCAGGACAATTTGAAGACACGCTTCCCATTCCGTCAGGTGAACCGGATTCTGAATCGATGTGAGGATTACGACCAATTAGTCGATACATCCGTGCCTCAATTCATGGAATTATTCCGTATATAA
- the mmgD gene encoding citrate synthase yields MPDQMIYRPGLDGVIAAETQLSYLDTEKEEIVIRGYELIELAGCKTYTDLIHLLLHGSLPAGAERSNIEANLIKEYSLPQGFFTLFEKLPSSTHPMDALRTGVSALAGHDERLEDRSPEVMRTTALRLLAKIPNIVANSYHILQQEPVIEPTEELSYSANFLYMITGTIPSEQEVKFFDRSLLLYSEHEMPNSTFTARVIASTNADLYGALTGAVASLKGNLHGGANEAVMHMLLEGKTTDGFRHLLYEKLQKKEKVMGFGHRVYRNRMDPRASLMKEALRELAKEKKREDLFDMCEAGEAVMKEEKNLYPNLDYYAAPVYYLLSVPIALYTPIFFAARTLGLCAHVTEQYANNKLFRPRVLYSGPRDLHP; encoded by the coding sequence ATGCCTGATCAAATGATCTATCGACCTGGTCTTGATGGTGTGATTGCTGCAGAGACGCAGCTTTCCTACCTGGATACAGAGAAAGAGGAAATTGTCATCCGCGGCTATGAACTGATTGAGCTTGCCGGCTGTAAGACCTATACAGACTTGATTCATCTTCTGCTTCACGGCAGTCTCCCTGCAGGTGCAGAACGATCAAATATCGAAGCTAATTTAATAAAGGAATATTCCCTGCCGCAAGGTTTTTTTACGCTTTTCGAAAAGCTTCCGTCCTCTACACACCCGATGGATGCGCTGCGCACAGGTGTTTCCGCCCTTGCCGGTCACGATGAAAGGCTGGAAGACCGCTCACCGGAGGTCATGCGTACGACGGCGCTGCGTTTACTGGCTAAAATTCCGAACATCGTCGCTAACAGTTACCACATCCTGCAGCAGGAACCGGTCATCGAGCCCACGGAGGAACTCTCTTACAGCGCGAATTTCTTATACATGATCACCGGTACGATACCATCGGAGCAGGAGGTGAAGTTCTTCGACCGTTCCTTGTTGCTCTACAGCGAGCACGAAATGCCGAACTCGACCTTCACCGCCCGGGTCATCGCATCGACGAATGCCGACTTGTATGGTGCCTTGACCGGTGCCGTCGCCTCCTTAAAAGGGAATCTTCACGGCGGTGCGAATGAAGCGGTCATGCATATGCTGCTTGAAGGAAAAACGACCGACGGATTCCGTCACCTGCTCTATGAAAAGCTCCAGAAGAAAGAAAAGGTGATGGGATTCGGTCATCGAGTGTATAGGAATCGCATGGACCCACGGGCTTCCCTCATGAAAGAAGCTCTTCGGGAACTCGCAAAAGAAAAAAAACGTGAAGACCTGTTTGACATGTGCGAAGCAGGAGAAGCCGTCATGAAAGAAGAAAAAAATCTATATCCGAATCTGGATTACTACGCTGCTCCTGTCTATTACCTTCTTTCTGTTCCAATCGCTTTGTACACGCCGATCTTCTTTGCTGCAAGAACCCTCGGCCTCTGTGCCCATGTCACAGAACAATACGCCAACAACAAGTTGTTCCGTCCCCGTGTCCTTTATTCCGGCCCGCGGGATCTGCATCCATAA
- a CDS encoding SDR family oxidoreductase — MKVLVVGANGQVGKHLVEKIQDSEKVEAVAMIRKEEQASYFKDLGAETVLIDLEDDTETIAKAFKGVDAVVFTAGSGPNTGPDKTVMIDLDGAVKTIEASKQAGVKRYVMISSFDTTREAIQEAPASFAPYVIAKHYADDWLRRTDLDYTIIHPGMLTNDAGTGEVEAAEKVERGEISREDVASVILATLENEATIGKEFQVVGGNTTVRDAVGSL, encoded by the coding sequence GTGAAAGTACTTGTAGTAGGTGCAAATGGTCAAGTCGGTAAACATCTGGTTGAGAAAATCCAGGACAGCGAAAAAGTAGAAGCCGTCGCTATGATCCGTAAAGAGGAGCAGGCGTCCTACTTCAAAGATTTAGGAGCCGAAACGGTCCTTATTGACTTGGAAGACGACACGGAAACCATTGCAAAAGCGTTTAAAGGAGTGGACGCTGTCGTATTTACAGCGGGATCCGGTCCGAATACCGGCCCTGATAAAACAGTAATGATCGACCTTGACGGTGCGGTGAAGACGATCGAAGCATCGAAGCAGGCAGGTGTGAAGCGCTACGTCATGATCAGTTCTTTCGATACGACGCGGGAAGCGATTCAGGAAGCACCGGCTTCTTTCGCTCCTTATGTCATTGCGAAGCACTATGCAGATGACTGGCTGCGACGAACGGATCTGGATTACACGATCATCCACCCGGGAATGTTGACGAACGATGCGGGTACGGGTGAAGTGGAAGCGGCAGAGAAAGTCGAACGCGGGGAAATTTCCCGTGAAGACGTGGCGAGCGTCATTCTTGCGACATTGGAAAATGAGGCGACAATCGGTAAGGAATTCCAAGTGGTCGGGGGAAATACGACCGTCCGCGATGCTGTAGGATCTTTATAA
- a CDS encoding serine-tRNA(Ala) deacylase AlaX encodes MTRKLYYEDAYLTAFDTTIARTGQDDNGFFVILEETAFYPTGGGQPSDRGALNGAPVSGVEEVDGDIRHYLEEPMVVGGTVHGEIDWARRFDHMQQHCGQHILSAVMEDRFQWQTTSFHLGEETVTIDLDTSELLEETLAEAEAEVNRLILKNIKVETAWMTAEEAGKYPLRKKLAVTENVRLVMIPGVDYNGCGGTHPQATGEVRAVKLLGWTKNKGQVRLEFVCGERLLGQFGKKHRLLTELKQLVARPEEALPEEIVELNEKSKEKDKYILDLESKLIGYEAKELVEQGEQKQFLSAVYQDRSIKQLQALGQAVLNETTDACVLLVSEQEDALQFVLACGSGLDRNMNDVAKQVLPHIEGKGGGKPHFVQGGGKKRIKADAFVELVKNIV; translated from the coding sequence ATGACACGGAAATTATATTATGAAGATGCTTATTTGACGGCATTTGATACAACCATTGCCCGTACCGGGCAGGATGATAACGGATTTTTCGTCATACTTGAAGAAACAGCCTTTTATCCAACCGGCGGCGGCCAGCCGAGTGATCGAGGAGCTTTGAACGGAGCACCGGTTTCGGGTGTGGAAGAAGTGGACGGCGATATCCGTCATTATTTGGAGGAGCCGATGGTCGTCGGAGGTACCGTCCATGGGGAAATTGACTGGGCCAGACGCTTTGACCATATGCAGCAGCATTGCGGGCAGCATATCCTTTCTGCAGTCATGGAAGATCGTTTTCAGTGGCAGACGACCAGCTTCCATCTGGGTGAGGAAACGGTCACGATCGATTTGGATACTTCTGAGCTTCTGGAAGAAACGCTTGCAGAAGCGGAAGCAGAGGTCAACCGCTTGATCCTGAAAAATATTAAGGTGGAAACAGCATGGATGACGGCGGAAGAGGCAGGGAAGTATCCTTTGCGTAAGAAACTCGCCGTCACGGAAAATGTCCGTCTCGTCATGATTCCGGGCGTTGATTATAATGGCTGCGGCGGAACACATCCGCAGGCGACCGGGGAAGTAAGGGCTGTTAAGCTTCTGGGCTGGACTAAGAATAAGGGTCAGGTGCGCCTGGAATTTGTCTGCGGAGAACGCCTGCTTGGACAGTTCGGAAAGAAACACCGGCTGTTGACGGAGTTGAAGCAGCTCGTTGCCCGTCCTGAGGAGGCGCTGCCGGAGGAAATCGTTGAGCTGAATGAAAAAAGCAAAGAGAAGGATAAGTACATCTTGGATTTGGAGAGTAAGCTGATCGGCTATGAAGCGAAGGAGCTTGTGGAACAAGGAGAGCAGAAACAGTTTCTCTCTGCAGTATATCAGGACCGTTCCATTAAGCAGCTCCAGGCTTTAGGGCAGGCTGTGTTGAACGAAACGACGGATGCCTGTGTCCTGCTCGTCAGTGAACAGGAAGATGCCCTCCAGTTTGTACTTGCCTGTGGCAGCGGACTGGACAGAAATATGAATGACGTGGCGAAACAAGTGTTGCCGCATATCGAGGGAAAAGGCGGAGGAAAACCGCATTTTGTCCAGGGTGGCGGCAAGAAACGAATCAAAGCTGATGCATTTGTGGAGCTGGTAAAGAATATAGTTTAA